GAGGCGACCGGTCTGGAGCGGGCGCGCATCGAGGAGGCGCTGGCGATGGTGCTGGCCTCGCGGCGCGTGGTGGTGTGCTGGGCGATGGGTCTGACCCAGCACAAGCACGCGGTGCCCACCATCCGTGAGGTGGTCAACTTCCTGCTGCTGCGCGGCAACATCGGCCGCAGCGGCGCCGGGGTGTGCCCGGTGCGCGGGCACTCCAATGTGCAGGGCGATCGCACGATGGGCATCTTCGAGCGGCCCGCGCCCGCCTTCCTGGACGCCCTGGAGAAGGAGTTCGGCTTCGCCCCGCCGCGCGAGCACGGCCTGGACGTGGTGCGCTCGATCGAGGGGCTGCGGGACGGCGAGGTGAAGGTGTTCTTCGCGATGGGCGGCAACTTCGTCGCGGCGAGCCCGGACACCGAGGTCACCGAGGCGGCGATGCGCCGGGCCCGGCTGACGGTGCATGTGTCGACGAAGCTGAACCGCTCGCACGTGGTCACCGGCGCCCGGGCGCTGATCCTGCCGACGCTCGGCCGTACCGAGCGCGATGTGCAGCGCGGCGGCGAGCAGTTCGTCACCGTCGAGGACTCGATGGGCATGGTGCACGCCTCGCGCGGCAGGCTGCGGCCCGCCAGCCACACCCTGCTCTCGGAACCGGCGATCGTGTGCCGGCTGGCCCGCCGGGTGCTCGGCGCGGACAGTGCCACCCCCTGGGAGGACTTCGAGCGGGACTACGGCCTGGTGCGCGAGCGCATCGCGCGAGTGGTGCCCGGGTTCGAGGACTTCAACGCCAAGGTGGCGCGGCCCGGCGGCTTCGCCCTGCCGCACGCCCCGCGCGACGAGCGCCGCTTTCCCACGGCCACCGGCAAGGCCAACTTCACCGCGGCGCCGGTGACCTGGCCGCGGCTGCCCGAGGGCAGGCTGCTGTTGCAGACGCTGCGCTCGCACGATCAGTACAACACCACCGTGTACGGACTCGACGACCGCTACCGGGGCATCAGGAACGGCCGCCGGGTGGTGTTCGTGAACCCCGAGGACGCCGCCGCGCTCGGGTTCGCGGACGGCGCGTACGCGGATCTGGTCAGCGAGTGGGAGGACGGCAGCGAGCGCCGCGCCGAGGGCTTCCGGGTGGTGCACTACCCGACCGCGCGCCACTGCGCGGCCGCGTACTACCCGGAGACCAATGTGCTGGTGCCGCTCCAGGCGAAGGCCGACGTCAGCAACACCCCCGCGAGCAAGTCGGTCGTGGTGCGCCTGGAAGAATCCTCCCACGTCTAAGCGTTCGCTCAGGCGTCGTGCGGCGGCATCCCTGCCCCCGCGGCGCCGGGCGGCGCCTGTCCCCACCACGAACGGAGGCGGCCCCCCATGGGC
This is a stretch of genomic DNA from Streptomyces sp. NA04227. It encodes these proteins:
- a CDS encoding FdhF/YdeP family oxidoreductase, which gives rise to MAAKAPKSDPVQDAPEVTGPQHSVAGATAVVSSMRMAQQQMGARRTALTLLRVNQKEGFDCPGCAWPEGEKRHTAEFCENGAKAVAEEATLRRVAPAFFAEHPVSELAGRSGYWLGQQGRLTHPMYLPEGADHYEPVSWQRAFDLIGEELTALGSPDEAVFYTSGRTSNEAAFLYQLFAREFGTNNLPDCSNMCHESSGSALTETLGVGKGSVLLEDLYQADLIIVAGQNPGTNHPRMLNALEKAKAGGARIITVNPLPEAGLEKFHNPQTPKGLLAGARLTDLFLQIRLGGDQALFRLLNKLILDTEGAVDELFVREHTHGFAEFARAAREADWEQTLEATGLERARIEEALAMVLASRRVVVCWAMGLTQHKHAVPTIREVVNFLLLRGNIGRSGAGVCPVRGHSNVQGDRTMGIFERPAPAFLDALEKEFGFAPPREHGLDVVRSIEGLRDGEVKVFFAMGGNFVAASPDTEVTEAAMRRARLTVHVSTKLNRSHVVTGARALILPTLGRTERDVQRGGEQFVTVEDSMGMVHASRGRLRPASHTLLSEPAIVCRLARRVLGADSATPWEDFERDYGLVRERIARVVPGFEDFNAKVARPGGFALPHAPRDERRFPTATGKANFTAAPVTWPRLPEGRLLLQTLRSHDQYNTTVYGLDDRYRGIRNGRRVVFVNPEDAAALGFADGAYADLVSEWEDGSERRAEGFRVVHYPTARHCAAAYYPETNVLVPLQAKADVSNTPASKSVVVRLEESSHV